TCTTCGGCTTCCCCTTGAGGTTGGTCATGATGAACCCCGCCCTGGGGAAGAGCTCGCCCTGATGCCACTCTATCTTGGCGATGATCCTCCTGGACCTGTCCCAGGAGCCCGCCCGGTAGGAGAAGTCATGATAGATTACCTTGGGCCTGGCGTACGGCCTGCCCACCGGGCGGGTCAGGAGGTGCTCTACGTGGTCGTAGAGGCGGCTGTTGGCCTTGATCCTGATGGCGTAGAGGATGCCTTCCTCCTCTAGGTATCCATACATATCAGGGGAGGCGAAGGCTGCGTCTCTCCGGAAGTACAGCTTTCTGCCCGGGTCCTTGTATCTTTCGACGATGGGCTCCAGCAGGCTCCGCCACCCGTCGGCGGAGTGGACGTTGCCGGGACGCAGCGTCGCCCCTTCGCAGTCGCCATGCTGGCAGAAGACGAAGAGCGGGTGATGGCAGCGGGAGCAGAAATGCCCGTTGTAGGCCGATCTCTCCCGGCTGCCGTGCACCGGGGACTCCTGTGAGTCCATGTCCAAGATGACATCATTGCCCTTGGTGACGCGCATCGCCCTGGCCGCCCAGGCGTGGTTGATGGCGGCAAGCGCTCTTATGTTCTCCTCCTCGGCTAAGGTCTCGAAGCGGGATACGTTCTTTTGGCTCGCTGCGTTTCTCTCCAAGGCCTTCTTCCCGACGACAGCCCGCATGGCGGGGTCACGGAAAAGGCGCTCGTGGTCATTCACGTCCTCGTATCTGGCCAGCCTGGCGTAAACTGATTGGCGGAGTTACCCC
The genomic region above belongs to Actinomycetota bacterium and contains:
- a CDS encoding IS1380 family transposase yields the protein MNDHERLFRDPAMRAVVGKKALERNAASQKNVSRFETLAEEENIRALAAINHAWAARAMRVTKGNDVILDMDSQESPVHGSRERSAYNGHFCSRCHHPLFVFCQHGDCEGATLRPGNVHSADGWRSLLEPIVERYKDPGRKLYFRRDAAFASPDMYGYLEEEGILYAIRIKANSRLYDHVEHLLTRPVGRPYARPKVIYHDFSYRAGSWDRSRRIIAKIEWHQGELFPRAGFIMTNLKGKPK